TTCTCTTTTTTATGCTTGAGCGAGAGGATGAATTCCGAAAGGACTAAGTCGCTTATACATATCGGAATATTATCTATAAAGCCATTTATCAAACCGGCGTTGATTGAATGCGAGCCCGGAAGTGCTCGATCTAGACCGAGGTATCGATTAAAATGCGGCTCATCTGTTTCTCAGTCTTGCTAAATCGACATCCAGATTAATTTTTCCGAAGTAGCCCTTTATATTTTTCACTTTTTCGCGCTGGATCAAACTGGCGAGCGCTTCCTTGATCACGTCAGTCTTTGTTTTTATCTTTGTCAGCCTCATCGCCTCGATGACAAGGCTTTCCGGGATATTGATGGTCGTTCTCATACGTTCACTTCGGTATGCCTAAAGACATTGATGATAACATATGCATTGCAATTCCATATATATTTGACAAACAATATAATCACTAGAACCGGAATTAGATGTTTCTTTCCGTAGTTAAATGCAGCCTATAATAGAAAAGGGCCGAAGTGAGTCGCTGGTGTGTAAACTTTAACATTTCGCGTTTACGCGATATCATTTTAAAAGCCTTTCAAAATTATTTTTTAGACTCTCAATATTATCTGATAATCGTTCCATTTGCTTGTTTTGACTTACAATACTATCTTTTTTATTTTTCCTTGTCCAATAGATAAATAGACTCGCAATAAGAGCAATTTCACCAATTAACGATATTGCTATCCATTCACTATTAGA
The DNA window shown above is from Spirochaetota bacterium and carries:
- a CDS encoding type II toxin-antitoxin system VapB family antitoxin — translated: MRTTINIPESLVIEAMRLTKIKTKTDVIKEALASLIQREKVKNIKGYFGKINLDVDLARLRNR